ACCCGCTGCTCCGGTACGACCCCTCCGGCGAGGGTGTCTTCGGGCTGCGGTTGTCGCTCGAGGGGAACCCCGATCCGGAGAGGGCTCTCCCCGAGGAGGCCGAGGCGCGGGGGCTGACGGCGGAGTCGTGGTGCGCCAGCGAGGAGCGCTACGCCCGCCACCTGGAGGGGGGACCGTCGCCCGAGCTGCAAAGGGCGATCGCCCGGACGCGCGAAATCTGGGCGACGCTCCAGGAGCTGGCGGGGCTGGTGACCCCCTTCACCGCCGCCGTGCGCGAGCGCGCCGAGCGGGAGGTGGCCGAGGCACACCGGGCGGAGATCGACCGGCTGCGGCGCGAGTACGAAGCGAAGTTGGCGTCGGCCGCGGCGGAGGCCGACCGGCGGCACCGGGCGATGCTCCGCGAACGGCTGCTCCAGCTCGCCGGTGCAGCCGGTGGCGGAAACGGGAGAATCGGACGGTGAGGGCTCTGGCGGCGCTGCGGCGGACGCTGACGTTCAGGCACGGCGTCCATCCCGACGAGCACAAGGAGGCCACCTGCCGGCTGCCGATCCAGCGGATGCCGTTCGTCGACGAGTACGTGCTGCCGTTGTCGCAGCATATCGGGCGGCCGGCGAAGCCGGTGGTACGCCCGGGTCAACGCGTGCAGCGCGGGGAGCTGATCGCCGAGCCGGACGGATTCGTTTCGAGCGCCGTGCACTCGCCCGTCACCGGGACGGTTGCCGCGATCGAGATGCGCCCGCACCCGACCGGCCGCAAGATGGAGGCGATCGTCGTTCGCGCCGACCCGTTCGCCAGCCAGCGGTTCGTGCGTCGCTCCGACCGTCCCCGCGAGGATATGGAGCCCGACGAGATCGTCGCCGCGATCCAGCGGGCCGGGATCGTGGGACTCGGCGGCGCCGCCTTCCCGAGCCACGTCAAGTTGAAAGTCCCGCCGGGAAAGCGCGTCCGGTTCGCCATCCTCAACGGCTGCGAGTGCGAGCCCTACCTCACCGCGGACCACCGGACGATGGCGGAGCGGCCGCGGGCGGTGCTGCGGGGGCTCGAGCTGATCATGAAGGTGACGGGGGCGGAGCGCGGCTACATCGGCGTCGAAGTGAACAAGCCCGATGCCATCGCCCGCCTGCGCGAGGAGATCCCCGACGGGATGCCGATCACGGTCGTGCCCTTGGCGGTGAAGTATCCGCAGGGGGCGGAGAAGGCGCTGATCGACGCCATCTTCCACAAAGAGGTCCCCACCGGCAAACTCCCGCTCGATCTCGAGATCGTGGTGCAGAACGTCGGGACGGCGGCGGCGATCGCCGACCTGTTCGCCACCGGCCAGCCGCTGATCGAGCGGGTCGTCACCGTGAGCGGTCCGGGTGTCCGGCGTCCCGCGAACCTGCTGGTGCCGATCGGGACCCCGGTGCGCGCGGTGCTCGAGCACTGCGGCGGTCTGCTGCCGTCGACGCGACAGGTGGTCCTCGGCGGGCCGATGATGGGGCACGCCCAGAAAGATCTCGATGTCCCTGTCGTGAAGGGGACCTCGGGCGTGATCGCGCTCGACCGCCTGGCACCCGTCACCGACGAGCAGCCGTGCATCCGCTGCGGCCGCTGCCTCGAAGCCTGCCCGATGTTCCTGAATCCCTCGCTGCTGGCGACTCTGGCGCGTGCCGAGCGGGTGGCCGATCTCAAGGAGCACCACATCCTCGACTGCTACGAGTGCGCGAGCTGCTCCTTCGTCTGCCCGTCCCACATTCCCTTGGTGCAGTTGATGCGCGTCGGGAAGGCTCTCGTCCGCGAACGCGGCTCCAATTGATCGAGCGATGACGGCGTCCCCCCAGCTCGAGCTGACGACCGCTCCCTTTCTCCACCGCGGGCTCAGCACGCGGCGGGTCATGTTCGAGGTGCTCGCCTCGCTGGTTCCCGTGGTCGCGGCCGCCATCTACTTCTTCGGACTCGCGGCCGTTCTCTTGGTCTTGGCGGCGACGGCGGGAGCGGTTCTGGTGGAGTGGGCTTTCGACGCGCAGGGGACGCGGGCACTGCGCGACGGCAGTGCGCTGCTGACCGGAGTCCTGCTTGCGCTCACTCTGCCCCCGTCGCTCCCGATGTGGATGGCCTTCCTCGGTGGCGCCATCGGGATCGGTCTCGGGAAGACGATCTGGGGCGGGCTGGGGCACAATCTGTTCAACCCCGCCCTCGTGGGCCGCGCCTTTCTCCAGGCGGCGTTCCCGACGGCGATGACCACCTGGGCGCGTCCGGGATTGAGCTTTGCCGAGATCAGACCGGCGACACTGGCCTGGCCGTTCATGAAGCCGGCGGCCGACGTGGTGACGACCGCGACGCCGCTCGGCCTGGCCAAGTTCGACCACCAGTACACCGGCTTGTGGCCCCTTCTTGCGGGAACCACCGCCGGGTCGCTCGGTGAGACCGCCGGCCTGGTGCTCATCGCTTGCGGGCTGTGGCTCGCGATCCGGCGCGTGTTCGACTGGCGGCTGCCGGTGTCGACGCTTCTTTCGGTGGCGTTCTTCAGCGCGCTGCTCCGGGCGTTCGGTGGCGAGGCCTATCCCGGTCCTGCGTTCATGCTCTGCTCGGGCGGGCTCCTGCTCGGTGCGGTCTACATGGTGACGGACCCGGTGACCACTCCGCTCACCCCCCGGGGGGCGTGGATCTTCGGCGCGGGCTGCGGGTTGCTCGTGGTGTTGATCCGCGTGTTCGGGGGTCTGCCCGAAGGGGTGATGTACGCGATCCTGCTCATGAACGCCGTGACCCCGCTGATCAACCGCTACACGCAGCCCCGGGTGTTCGGAGGCGAGGGCCGATGAGCGGCGAGAGCGTTTCCCCGGTGCGGCTCGTCGGCACGCTCGCGGTGGCCGGCCTGCTCAGCGGGATCGTGCTCGTGTCGGTCTACCTGTGGGCGGCGCCGCGAATCGCGACGAATCGCGCCGACGCGCTGCGAGCGGCGGTCCTCCGGGCGCTGCCGGGGTCGGTGTCCAGCCGTCCCCTGGTGGTGCGCGAGGGCCGGCTCGTCCCGTACGAGGGACCGGAGGGGACGCTGCCGGAAGAAGAAGCCGTCTATGCCGGGTACGACGCGCAGGGGCGCCTGGTGGGCTACGCCGTGCCGGCCGCGGGACCCGGATTCATGGACACCATCGCGCTCATCTACGGGCTCGATCCCGACCGCCGCGTCATCGTGGGGATGGAAGTGCTCGACAGCCGCGAAACGCCCGGTCTCGGCGACCGGATCGTTTCCGATCCGGACTTTCACGCCAATTTCCGGGCGCTGGCGGTCGAGCCGGCGATCGTTCCGGTGAAGAAAGGCGAGAAGAGCGCGCCCAATGAGGTCGACTGCATCACGGGCGCGACGATCTCGTCGGAGGCGGTGGTTTCGATCATCAACCGGAGCCTCGAGACCTGGAAGGACCGGCTGCTGACGGGGGCGGCCGAAGAAGGGGCGGCGGAGGCGCAATGAAGGATCGTGAACGCGCGGCCCGGGCAGCGCAGGAGTTCGTCAAGGGGCTGTGGCGCGAGAACCCCGTCTTCGTGGCGGTCCTCGGGCTGTGTCCCTCGCTGGCGGTGACGAATTCGCTCAAGAACGGCCTGGTGATGGGAGCGGCGACCACCTTCGTGCTGGTGGGTTCGAGCCTGCTGGTCTCGCTGGCGCGGCACCTCATTCCGCGTCAGGTCCGCATCTCGGTCTACATCGTGATCATCGCGACCTTCGTCACCTGTGTCGATTTCGTGCTCGCCGCCCTGATGCCCGACGCCCACAAGCAACTCGGCGCGTTCATTTCGCTGATCGTGGTCAACTGCCTGATCCTCGGACGGCAGGAGGCCTTCGCCTCGAAGAACCCCGTCTGGCTGGCGGTTCCGGACGCGCTGGGGATGGCCGGCGGGTTCACCCTCGCGCTGTCGATGATCGGCGCCATCCGCGAGCTGCTCGGCAAGGGGTCGCTGCTCGGCTATCCCGTGCTGGGGAGCCGGTTCGAGCCGTGGGCGATCATGATCCTCCCGCCGGGGGGGTTCTTCGCTCTGGGGGCCCTGCTCACCGTCTTTGCCGCCGTGCGGACGGCAGCGGAACGGCGGCGGCAGCGGAAGGCCTTCGAACCGCCGGCGGCGGAGCGGAGGACGGCGTGATGGGCGAACTCGTCTGGATCTTCTTCTCCGCCAGCCTGATCAACAACTTCACCCTGGCCTACTTTCTCGGCCTCTGTCCGTTCTTCGGCGTCACGGGGAGGCTCGACACCGCTCTCCGGCTCGGCTTCGCCAACATCTTCGTGATGCTCATCACGTCGATGGCGGCCTGGGTGCTGAATTCGTTCATCCTGCCGTTCGCCCCGTATCTCCAGCTCATTTCCTTCATCGTGGTGATCGCCAGCACGGTGCAGTTCGTGGAGATGCTGATCCGGAAGCTGAGTCCGACGCTTTTCCGCGCGCTGGGCATCTTCCTCCCCTTGATCACCACCAACTGCGCGATCCTCGCTTTGGCCCTGTTCCAGACCAACCGGGGCTACGATCTCGTACAAGGCCTCGTTTACGCCCTCGGCGCCGGTGTCGGCCTCACGATCGCTCTGGTCATCATGGCCGGCCTGCGGCAGGACGCGGAGCTGGCGGGTGTGCCGCGCCTCGTCCGGGGCACGGCGATGAGCTTCTTCATCGCCGGGATCCTCTCGATGGCGTTCATGGGGTTCGCCGGTCTGTTCCACGGCTCGTGACGGAGCGGCTCCGGAGGCAAACCGCGCGCGCGGCGGCGGCAGCCGTTCTGCTGCTGGCGGCCGCCTGCTCCGGCGGAGGCCGCTTTCACGGCGAGCGGCTTCTGATGGGGACCCGCTTCGCCATCGAGGTCGACGGCGTCGGGGCGGCCGAGGCGGAGGAGGCGATCGGTGCCGCGTTCGACGAGGTGGCCCGCGTCGAAAGGCCCCTCAGCGAGTGGCGCGAGGACAGCGAGATCAGCGCTCTCAACCGCGCAGCGGGGGACGGGCCGGTCGCGGTCGGACGCGAGCTTCTCGATGTGTTGAGCCGCGCGCGCCAGATTTCCGAGCTGACGGGCGGGGCGTTCGACGTCACCTTCGCCGCGTGCGGCTCCCTGTGGTCGATCCCCGAACGCCGCATTCCCACCGAGTCGCAACTCGCCGCCTGCCGGCCGCACGTCGGCTGGCGCAAGCTTCTGATCGATGCGGCGAAGGGAACGGCGGTCCTGTCCGAGCGGGGGATGCGCGCCGGGATCGCTGGCATCGCCAAGGGATACGGAATCGATCGCGCCGCCGAGGTCCTCGAGGCGCACGGGATCTCCAGCTACTTCGTCGACGGAGGCGGCGACATCCGCCTGCGGAGTTCTCCGGGGCGCCGGCCCTGGCGCGTCGGCATCGCGC
This Acidobacteriota bacterium DNA region includes the following protein-coding sequences:
- the rsxC gene encoding electron transport complex subunit RsxC, with protein sequence MAALRRTLTFRHGVHPDEHKEATCRLPIQRMPFVDEYVLPLSQHIGRPAKPVVRPGQRVQRGELIAEPDGFVSSAVHSPVTGTVAAIEMRPHPTGRKMEAIVVRADPFASQRFVRRSDRPREDMEPDEIVAAIQRAGIVGLGGAAFPSHVKLKVPPGKRVRFAILNGCECEPYLTADHRTMAERPRAVLRGLELIMKVTGAERGYIGVEVNKPDAIARLREEIPDGMPITVVPLAVKYPQGAEKALIDAIFHKEVPTGKLPLDLEIVVQNVGTAAAIADLFATGQPLIERVVTVSGPGVRRPANLLVPIGTPVRAVLEHCGGLLPSTRQVVLGGPMMGHAQKDLDVPVVKGTSGVIALDRLAPVTDEQPCIRCGRCLEACPMFLNPSLLATLARAERVADLKEHHILDCYECASCSFVCPSHIPLVQLMRVGKALVRERGSN
- a CDS encoding RnfABCDGE type electron transport complex subunit D; the protein is MTASPQLELTTAPFLHRGLSTRRVMFEVLASLVPVVAAAIYFFGLAAVLLVLAATAGAVLVEWAFDAQGTRALRDGSALLTGVLLALTLPPSLPMWMAFLGGAIGIGLGKTIWGGLGHNLFNPALVGRAFLQAAFPTAMTTWARPGLSFAEIRPATLAWPFMKPAADVVTTATPLGLAKFDHQYTGLWPLLAGTTAGSLGETAGLVLIACGLWLAIRRVFDWRLPVSTLLSVAFFSALLRAFGGEAYPGPAFMLCSGGLLLGAVYMVTDPVTTPLTPRGAWIFGAGCGLLVVLIRVFGGLPEGVMYAILLMNAVTPLINRYTQPRVFGGEGR
- a CDS encoding FMN-binding protein — translated: MSGESVSPVRLVGTLAVAGLLSGIVLVSVYLWAAPRIATNRADALRAAVLRALPGSVSSRPLVVREGRLVPYEGPEGTLPEEEAVYAGYDAQGRLVGYAVPAAGPGFMDTIALIYGLDPDRRVIVGMEVLDSRETPGLGDRIVSDPDFHANFRALAVEPAIVPVKKGEKSAPNEVDCITGATISSEAVVSIINRSLETWKDRLLTGAAEEGAAEAQ
- a CDS encoding electron transport complex subunit E, whose translation is MKDRERAARAAQEFVKGLWRENPVFVAVLGLCPSLAVTNSLKNGLVMGAATTFVLVGSSLLVSLARHLIPRQVRISVYIVIIATFVTCVDFVLAALMPDAHKQLGAFISLIVVNCLILGRQEAFASKNPVWLAVPDALGMAGGFTLALSMIGAIRELLGKGSLLGYPVLGSRFEPWAIMILPPGGFFALGALLTVFAAVRTAAERRRQRKAFEPPAAERRTA
- a CDS encoding electron transport complex subunit RsxA, whose translation is MGELVWIFFSASLINNFTLAYFLGLCPFFGVTGRLDTALRLGFANIFVMLITSMAAWVLNSFILPFAPYLQLISFIVVIASTVQFVEMLIRKLSPTLFRALGIFLPLITTNCAILALALFQTNRGYDLVQGLVYALGAGVGLTIALVIMAGLRQDAELAGVPRLVRGTAMSFFIAGILSMAFMGFAGLFHGS
- a CDS encoding FAD:protein FMN transferase, coding for MTERLRRQTARAAAAAVLLLAAACSGGGRFHGERLLMGTRFAIEVDGVGAAEAEEAIGAAFDEVARVERPLSEWREDSEISALNRAAGDGPVAVGRELLDVLSRARQISELTGGAFDVTFAACGSLWSIPERRIPTESQLAACRPHVGWRKLLIDAAKGTAVLSERGMRAGIAGIAKGYGIDRAAEVLEAHGISSYFVDGGGDIRLRSSPGRRPWRVGIAHPRRPGKLLGTIELRQGAVVTSGDYLQYFVRDGVRYHHILDPRTGRVARASVAVTVIARDAMTADALATGLFVMGPERGLDLVESLPDVEALFVAPDLSVHASSGFPELESGG